AAGCCTTAAAGGAAAATGATTTAGAGTACAATGAAGGGTTAATTTTTGAAGCAAAATATAACTTTAAAGATGGCATTTCCTTAGTTTCTCGCTTAAAAAATAGTGGTGCAACAGCAGCTTTTGTTACGGATGATGAACTTGCAATTGGTATTTTAGACGGTCTAGTTGACGAAGGTGTCAATGTGCCAGAGAACTTTGAAATTGTGACAAGTAATAATTCATTACTAACAGATGTGGCACGTCCGCGACTGTCTAGCATTACGCAACCTTTGTATGATATCGGTGCGGTTTCAATGCGCTTATTAACGAAAATGATGAATAAAGAAGAAGTCGAAGAAAAAACAATCATCTTACCTTATGGTATCGATGAAAAAGGTTCAACAAAATAGTAAAGTATGTTTTAAACAGTCTCCATGCTATCTTGCGGAGGCTGTTTTTATATTAGCTAAAATGTGATTAAAAAGGTAATTCACTTTTTATCCTGCAAGAAGAGGTCGATTCGCTGGTAAAATAGTAGTGAAAAAAAGCAGGCGAAAATTCGCCTGCTTTAATTATTGTCCCGTATTATTAGCAGTACCATTGTTAGTTGTGTTGTTATTAGTTGCACCATTACTGGTATTTGAATTGTTACTAGTCGTATTACCGTTAGTAGTATTCGTATTATTATTAGTACTGTTACCATTAGTGGTTGTGTTGTTTTTTTGTTGGCTATTAGTGGTTTTTTGTTTTGCGTAAATTTTATTCCAATAATCGGCGTAATTCGCATCTGTGCCACCAATGCCAAAACGGTAATTACTTTCTCCGGGTCCATTTTTTGCCCAAAGAGAAGTTGTCGTATCGTTTGGAACTTGCATAGTAGCGCCGTTATAGCTAATACTACCTGGTAATTCGCCAGTAGCTTTAGCCACTGTTTCTTGTTTTACTGAAGCATCTAATTTGAATTTTTGATCGGTACCAAAAATATCTGGATTAGCCATATAAATGCGATTAATTAAATAAGCCATGTAATTCCCCGTTCTCGTTCCAGCACCGTTGTCATTTTTTTCTTTTTGGCTATCCATTCCTGACCAACTGCCAATAGTAACTTTTGGTGTTGAAACAATTAGCCATGAATCGCGATAATAATCAGAAGATCCAGTCTTGCCAACCCAGTCTGCCTGGCCTAGATACCAATTTAAATTGCTGATAGTAGACTTAAAGGGGGTAGTGATTCCTTGACTTAAAACATTACGCATCAAATTATTCATGATTGATGCAGTTGCCTTGGAAAAGATTCGAACAGGTTTATTTTCATGTTTGTAAATATCTTTTCCTTGACTGTCCGTAATGGATTCAATCAAATAACCTTGCTGGTAGACACCACCGTTTGCTAAAGCTTGAAAACCATTTGTTTGCTGAACTGTGGTGACATCCATTGGTCCTAATGGGGCAGATTCAACATTCCAAGAATTATTGGCCGGAAAGTTCATTTTCGCCAAATAATTGTCATAGACAAAGTCTGCTGATTTTTTTTCTTGTAATTCTTGGTAAACATGATATGCCGTAATGTTGGTCGATTCTGCTAAGGCATCCTCAACTGTTTGAAACGTTTTTGACCCCTTATTAGTAGCATTAACAATTTCTTTGCCAGCATCTTCGCCGGCTTTCCATTTAGCTGGATAATCCGAAATGCGGGTTTGGCTACCGATTAGACCTTGGTCAATGGCCGGACCATATACTAAAATCGGTTTAATCGTAGAACCTGCCGCGCGAGAAGTATCAAAGGCGTGGTTATTTTGATTATCACTGAAATCACGACTGCCAATAAAGCCTAGGATTTTTCCAGTTGCATTATCCATCATGACATTTCCAACTTCGATTTTA
The genomic region above belongs to Enterococcus saigonensis and contains:
- a CDS encoding transglycosylase domain-containing protein, which codes for MPKKQKHHDEPFSDRKKGWFYFNISLRVLHSLILVGISCLIIGGALALGIGAGYFAYLVEDTPAPKKATMQKELGDVSQTSKLTYADNSSIATIRSDLFRTSVKSDQVSDLLKKAIIATEDEYFYEHNGVVPKAVVRALLSEATGFGGGGGSTLTQQLVKQQVLTSETTFKRKANEILLAMEVEKFFSKDEIVTMYLNVSPFGRNNKGQNIAGVQEAAKGIFGKDAKDVNLPQAAFIAGLPQSPIIYSPFDNTGKLKENVTAGLERKDFVLFSMYRNHDISKKEYEAAKKYDLKKDFLKQQTQNNDDHGFLYYTVMNEAKSIVAQKLAKDDGVSTQDYEKKKTKEAYLEKAQNELVNGGYTVKSTIDKKIYDAMQKGVAEYGYMLDNYNGDKIEVGNVMMDNATGKILGFIGSRDFSDNQNNHAFDTSRAAGSTIKPILVYGPAIDQGLIGSQTRISDYPAKWKAGEDAGKEIVNATNKGSKTFQTVEDALAESTNITAYHVYQELQEKKSADFVYDNYLAKMNFPANNSWNVESAPLGPMDVTTVQQTNGFQALANGGVYQQGYLIESITDSQGKDIYKHENKPVRIFSKATASIMNNLMRNVLSQGITTPFKSTISNLNWYLGQADWVGKTGSSDYYRDSWLIVSTPKVTIGSWSGMDSQKEKNDNGAGTRTGNYMAYLINRIYMANPDIFGTDQKFKLDASVKQETVAKATGELPGSISYNGATMQVPNDTTTSLWAKNGPGESNYRFGIGGTDANYADYWNKIYAKQKTTNSQQKNNTTTNGNSTNNNTNTTNGNTTSNNSNTSNGATNNNTTNNGTANNTGQ